The Sinomonas sp. P10A9 genome includes a window with the following:
- a CDS encoding amino acid permease: MTTPNSSRIPSGSVSSHVEEPHLARGLSNRHIQLLAIGGAIGTGLFMGSGKTISVAGPSVIFVYMIIGFMLFFVMRAMGELLLSNLNYKSFSDFAGDLLGPWASFFTGWTYWFCWVVTGVADVVAIAGYANELWPGIPVWVPGIATIVVLLALNLPTVKAFGEVEFWFALIKIVAIVALIATGLFMIFSGFTSNAGTASFSNMWDHGGFFPKEFMGFVAGFQIAVFAFTGIELVGTAAAETKSPEKNLPMAINAIPVRVGLFYVGALVILMSVTPWMEFKAGHSPFIGMFSLAGLGAAATIVNLVVLTSAMSSANSGIYSTSRMVFGLAQEGDAPALFGKLSKRKVPQNALFLSGVLLLSSLVLLYSGKDIGEAFDMVTTVSAVCFMFVWSMILVSYLAFLKRRPELHAASKYKMPGGRVMVWIVFAFFAFLVWALTTQPDTFTALLVTPLWFIVLGVAWQFVKKSPVHQARIVNHHETLAEEAKVTV, from the coding sequence ATGACAACGCCCAACTCATCCCGGATCCCGTCTGGCTCAGTGTCGAGCCACGTTGAGGAACCGCACCTCGCCCGCGGTCTCTCGAACCGCCACATCCAGCTGCTCGCAATCGGCGGCGCCATCGGCACCGGCCTGTTCATGGGTTCCGGCAAGACCATCTCGGTGGCCGGCCCGTCCGTGATCTTCGTCTACATGATCATCGGCTTCATGCTGTTCTTCGTCATGAGGGCCATGGGCGAGCTGCTCCTGAGCAACCTCAACTACAAGTCCTTCTCCGACTTCGCCGGCGACCTCCTCGGCCCGTGGGCCAGCTTCTTCACCGGGTGGACCTACTGGTTCTGCTGGGTCGTCACGGGTGTCGCGGATGTCGTCGCGATCGCCGGCTACGCGAACGAGCTGTGGCCAGGCATCCCGGTGTGGGTTCCCGGCATCGCCACCATCGTCGTCCTCCTCGCCCTCAACCTGCCCACGGTCAAGGCCTTCGGCGAGGTCGAGTTCTGGTTCGCGCTCATCAAGATCGTCGCCATTGTGGCCCTCATCGCTACGGGCCTCTTCATGATCTTCTCGGGCTTCACCTCGAACGCGGGCACCGCTTCCTTCAGCAACATGTGGGACCACGGCGGATTCTTCCCGAAGGAGTTCATGGGCTTCGTCGCGGGCTTCCAGATCGCGGTCTTCGCCTTCACTGGCATTGAGCTCGTCGGCACCGCCGCCGCCGAGACCAAGAGCCCCGAGAAGAACCTCCCGATGGCCATCAACGCCATCCCCGTCCGCGTGGGCCTGTTCTACGTCGGCGCGCTCGTGATCCTCATGTCGGTCACCCCCTGGATGGAGTTCAAGGCGGGCCACTCGCCCTTCATCGGCATGTTCTCCCTCGCAGGGCTCGGTGCCGCCGCGACGATTGTGAACCTCGTGGTCCTCACCTCCGCCATGTCGAGCGCCAACTCAGGCATCTACTCGACCTCGCGCATGGTCTTCGGCCTCGCCCAGGAGGGCGACGCACCAGCACTGTTCGGCAAGCTCTCCAAGCGCAAGGTGCCGCAGAACGCCCTCTTCCTCTCGGGCGTGCTCCTCCTCTCGAGCCTCGTTCTCCTCTACTCGGGCAAGGACATCGGCGAGGCCTTCGACATGGTCACCACCGTCTCCGCCGTGTGCTTCATGTTCGTCTGGTCGATGATCCTGGTCAGCTACCTCGCGTTCCTCAAGCGCCGCCCCGAGCTTCACGCGGCCTCGAAGTACAAGATGCCCGGTGGGCGCGTGATGGTGTGGATCGTGTTCGCGTTCTTCGCGTTCCTCGTCTGGGCGCTGACCACCCAGCCGGACACGTTCACCGCCCTCCTCGTGACCCCGCTCTGGTTCATCGTCCTGGGCGTGGCCTGGCAGTTCGTCAAGAAGTCGCCGGTCCATCAGGCCCGGATCGTCAACCACCACGAGACCCTCGCCGAGGAGGCCAAGGTCACGGTCTGA
- a CDS encoding SRPBCC family protein, translating into MAAYTITRSAFIPAPPEAVYPHVVNFHGWPAWSPWEDLDPGMERTYSGPQSGVGAQYSWRGNRKAGAGSMQILEAVEAESIRLRLVFVKPFKAVNPTGFTFEPDHGGTRVTWSMKGQNTGVAAVFAKVMNMDTMIGKDFEKGLANLAKVVTEGR; encoded by the coding sequence ATGGCTGCTTACACGATCACTCGCAGCGCCTTCATCCCAGCCCCGCCCGAGGCGGTCTATCCGCACGTCGTGAACTTCCACGGGTGGCCGGCGTGGTCCCCCTGGGAGGACCTCGACCCCGGAATGGAGCGTACCTACTCGGGCCCCCAGTCTGGTGTCGGCGCCCAGTACTCGTGGCGGGGCAATCGCAAGGCGGGGGCCGGGAGCATGCAGATTCTCGAGGCCGTGGAGGCCGAGAGCATCCGCCTGCGCCTCGTGTTCGTCAAGCCGTTCAAGGCGGTCAACCCGACCGGCTTCACGTTCGAGCCCGACCATGGCGGCACGCGCGTCACCTGGTCTATGAAGGGCCAGAACACGGGGGTAGCCGCAGTCTTCGCGAAGGTCATGAACATGGACACGATGATCGGCAAGGACTTCGAGAAGGGCCTTGCCAACCTCGCCAAGGTGGTCACCGAGGGCCGCTGA
- a CDS encoding MBL fold metallo-hydrolase RNA specificity domain-containing protein, translated as MTHDGGTHLSFFGATDTVTGSRYLVEHGDKRVLVDCGLFQGYKKLRERNRAPLPVPPESIDAVVLTHAHLDHSGYIPALVKRGFRGPVYSTPGTADLCTLLLPDSGHLQEEEAETARMRGSSRHSDPQPLYTARDAVDSLAYFHPHEFREPLRLGPGLEVRFIPAGHILGASQVHITAGTGAAKSSVHFTGDLGREDDPLMKPPAPLEPTDVLVTESTYGDRAHPRNDPTEALGDVVRRVAKRNGVVVIAAFAVGRAETLMLHLARLRRRDRIPDIPIYLNSPMAVDATELYQKYPEEHRLNEREFREMYALPQMVRDADDSRLLNLRGGPMVIISASGMLTGGRVLHHVEAYGEDPKNAIVLSGYQAGGTRGASLLDGATSLRIYGRDVPIRAEVVSLDNLSAHADGDEIMRWMGTCPRAPKMVYVTHGEVGASDTLRRRIQHELGWRARVPEHLETVDLAHPR; from the coding sequence ATGACGCACGACGGCGGGACGCACCTGAGCTTCTTCGGCGCCACGGATACGGTCACCGGTTCCCGGTACCTCGTCGAGCACGGGGACAAGCGGGTCCTCGTCGACTGCGGCCTCTTCCAGGGCTACAAGAAGCTGCGCGAGCGCAACCGAGCGCCCCTGCCTGTCCCGCCCGAGTCGATCGACGCCGTCGTGCTCACCCACGCCCATCTCGACCACTCGGGCTACATCCCCGCCCTCGTGAAGCGCGGATTCCGCGGTCCGGTGTACTCCACTCCCGGAACCGCGGACCTGTGCACGCTCCTCCTGCCGGATAGCGGGCACCTCCAGGAGGAAGAGGCAGAGACGGCCCGGATGCGCGGCTCGTCGCGGCACAGCGATCCGCAGCCCCTGTACACGGCCCGGGACGCGGTCGACTCGCTCGCGTACTTCCACCCGCATGAGTTCCGCGAGCCGCTCCGGCTCGGGCCCGGACTCGAAGTGCGGTTCATCCCGGCGGGACACATTCTCGGCGCATCCCAGGTGCACATCACCGCAGGCACTGGAGCCGCAAAGTCCTCGGTCCACTTCACGGGGGACCTCGGACGCGAGGACGATCCGCTCATGAAGCCGCCCGCGCCCCTCGAGCCGACGGACGTGCTCGTCACCGAGTCGACCTACGGCGACCGGGCGCATCCCCGGAACGATCCCACGGAGGCGCTGGGCGACGTCGTGCGACGTGTCGCGAAGCGCAACGGGGTCGTGGTAATCGCCGCGTTCGCGGTGGGACGGGCGGAGACGCTCATGCTGCACCTCGCGCGGCTGCGGCGCCGCGACAGGATCCCGGACATCCCGATCTACCTCAACAGCCCGATGGCCGTGGATGCCACGGAGCTCTACCAGAAGTACCCCGAGGAGCACCGGCTGAACGAGCGGGAGTTCCGCGAGATGTACGCGCTCCCCCAGATGGTCCGCGACGCCGACGATTCGCGCCTGCTGAACCTCCGTGGCGGCCCGATGGTCATCATCTCCGCGTCCGGCATGCTCACGGGCGGACGCGTGCTGCACCACGTCGAGGCGTACGGAGAGGACCCGAAGAACGCGATCGTGCTCAGCGGCTACCAGGCCGGCGGGACGCGCGGGGCCTCCCTGCTCGACGGCGCGACGAGCCTGCGCATCTACGGCCGGGACGTGCCGATCCGCGCGGAAGTCGTGAGTCTGGACAACCTCTCCGCACACGCAGACGGCGACGAGATCATGCGCTGGATGGGCACGTGCCCACGCGCGCCGAAAATGGTCTACGTGACGCACGGCGAGGTCGGCGCCTCGGACACCCTGCGGCGCCGCATCCAGCACGAGCTCGGGTGGCGCGCCCGCGTCCCCGAGCATCTCGAGACCGTGGACCTTGCCCATCCACGCTGA
- a CDS encoding helix-turn-helix domain-containing protein, protein MSRFAPRTTPALEPAEAARLADALAARDVSLFVDGTAHRLAGPVDEAVRDLLARFARGEAVTVSSAEDVLTVAQAADLAGISHSYVRKLTDAGIWPVQYRGSHRRIRREDVLAWVAAQKKSQGT, encoded by the coding sequence ATGAGCCGCTTCGCCCCGCGCACTACCCCGGCCCTCGAGCCTGCCGAAGCAGCCAGACTGGCCGACGCGCTCGCGGCGCGGGACGTCTCGCTGTTCGTGGACGGCACGGCGCACCGCCTCGCTGGCCCCGTGGACGAGGCGGTCCGCGATCTGCTCGCGCGGTTCGCCCGCGGAGAGGCCGTGACGGTGAGCAGCGCGGAGGACGTCCTGACGGTCGCGCAGGCCGCCGACCTCGCCGGAATCAGCCACTCCTACGTGCGCAAGCTGACCGACGCGGGCATCTGGCCCGTGCAGTACCGGGGATCGCATCGGAGGATCCGGCGCGAGGACGTGCTCGCGTGGGTGGCCGCGCAGAAAAAGTCCCAGGGGACCTGA
- a CDS encoding NADPH-dependent FMN reductase translates to MAENTILTLVGSLRAESVNSKFAEVAAAAAPEGTVVSTFEGLEEIPFYNEDLDVEGKVPAKAAELRAAVAAADGVLFVSPEYNGTMPAVLNNAIDWISRPFGASSATGTKAAVIGTSAGQFGGVWAHDDVRKSLKIAGAEVLEDAKLAIGASYSRFAEVEPKDDSEVVEGIKSVLTALAAPVAVAEVASAN, encoded by the coding sequence TTGGCCGAGAACACCATCCTGACCCTCGTCGGCAGCCTGCGCGCTGAGTCCGTCAACAGCAAGTTCGCCGAGGTGGCCGCCGCGGCCGCCCCCGAGGGCACCGTCGTGAGCACGTTCGAGGGCCTCGAGGAGATCCCGTTCTACAACGAGGACCTCGACGTCGAGGGCAAGGTCCCGGCCAAGGCCGCCGAGCTCCGCGCCGCGGTCGCCGCCGCGGACGGCGTCCTCTTCGTCAGCCCCGAGTACAACGGCACGATGCCGGCCGTGCTCAACAACGCGATCGACTGGATCTCCCGCCCGTTCGGCGCCTCCTCGGCAACCGGCACGAAGGCGGCCGTGATCGGTACCTCCGCCGGCCAGTTCGGCGGCGTCTGGGCACACGACGACGTCCGCAAGTCCCTCAAGATCGCCGGCGCCGAGGTCCTCGAGGACGCCAAGCTCGCGATCGGCGCCTCCTACTCGCGCTTCGCCGAGGTGGAGCCGAAGGATGACTCTGAGGTCGTCGAGGGCATCAAGTCCGTCCTGACCGCGCTCGCCGCCCCGGTCGCCGTGGCCGAGGTCGCTTCGGCCAACTGA
- the ald gene encoding alanine dehydrogenase: protein MIIGVPKEIKNNEFRVAMTAAGVHEFVAHGHTVLIERGAGVASGITDDEYHVAGAELVTDAADVWARADMVMKVKEPIASEYRNFRKGLILFTYLHLAAEPELTRALLDSGVTAIAYETVQDGRRLPLLAPMSEVAGRLSVQVGAQSLLAPNGGKGILLGGVPGVRPAKVVVLGAGVAGTNAAVVAMGLGADVTILDINIPRLTELDALYGGRLKTVASNKYEIEKSLVEADLVIGSVLIPGAKAPKLVTNELVARMKPGSVLVDIAIDQGGCFEDSHPTTHQDPTFLVHNSIFYCVANMPGAVPNTSTYALTNVTLRYGIQLADLGVKAALEKDEVLAAGLNVAAGKVVHRSVSEALGLPLLSDWHEVVPA from the coding sequence GTGATCATCGGAGTCCCCAAGGAAATCAAGAACAACGAGTTCCGCGTGGCCATGACGGCCGCAGGAGTGCACGAGTTCGTGGCCCACGGCCACACCGTGCTGATCGAGCGCGGCGCGGGCGTCGCCTCAGGCATCACCGATGACGAGTACCACGTTGCCGGCGCCGAGCTCGTCACGGACGCCGCGGACGTGTGGGCCCGCGCCGACATGGTCATGAAGGTCAAGGAGCCGATCGCCTCCGAGTACCGCAACTTCCGCAAGGGCCTCATCCTCTTCACGTACCTCCACCTTGCCGCCGAGCCGGAGCTCACCCGCGCCCTGCTCGATTCCGGCGTGACCGCGATCGCCTACGAGACGGTCCAGGATGGCCGCCGGCTGCCACTCCTCGCCCCGATGTCCGAGGTCGCCGGCCGCCTGTCGGTTCAGGTCGGCGCCCAGTCGCTCCTTGCCCCGAACGGCGGCAAGGGCATCCTCCTCGGAGGCGTACCGGGGGTCCGACCGGCCAAGGTCGTTGTGCTCGGTGCGGGCGTGGCGGGCACGAACGCCGCCGTCGTCGCGATGGGCCTCGGTGCCGATGTCACCATCCTCGACATCAACATCCCCCGGCTCACCGAGCTGGACGCCCTCTACGGCGGGCGCCTCAAGACGGTCGCGTCGAACAAGTACGAGATCGAGAAGTCGCTCGTCGAGGCCGACCTCGTGATCGGTTCCGTCCTGATCCCCGGCGCGAAGGCGCCGAAGCTGGTGACCAACGAGCTGGTGGCCCGGATGAAGCCCGGCAGCGTGCTCGTGGACATCGCGATCGACCAGGGCGGCTGCTTCGAGGACTCGCACCCCACCACGCACCAGGACCCCACGTTCCTCGTGCACAACTCGATCTTCTACTGCGTCGCGAACATGCCGGGTGCCGTCCCGAACACGTCCACCTACGCGCTCACCAACGTCACGCTCCGCTACGGCATCCAGCTCGCGGACCTCGGGGTCAAGGCTGCCCTTGAGAAGGACGAGGTACTGGCCGCCGGCCTCAACGTCGCCGCAGGGAAGGTCGTCCACCGTTCGGTCTCGGAGGCGCTCGGCCTGCCGCTCCTGAGCGACTGGCACGAGGTCGTCCCGGCCTGA
- a CDS encoding cation diffusion facilitator family transporter — translation MSAPHDHTHTPAGHPAHDDAEHAARDAHHGDEHAHDHGHDHSHDHDHDHGHNHSHDHDHGHGFLGALKEFFVPHTHDSSDSIDDALEASSEGVRALKISLFVLLGTTVLQFAVVLVSGSVALLADTVHNFSDALTALPLWVAFLLARRPATRRYTYGLGKAEDLAGLFIIVVVALSAVVAAWQSVDRIIHPQPLENLWWVMAAGVVGFAGNEAVAAYRINVGRRIGSAALVADGIHARTDGFTSLAVVVGAAGVMLGFPLADPIIGLLISAAIFVLLWGTVKSLGQRLLDGVDPELVHRAEHALEHTPGVTGIERVQLRWIGHRLHGSATVRVGAATTVASADVVRGDAAHRLAHALPNVEEITVTTTAG, via the coding sequence ATGAGCGCGCCGCACGACCACACCCACACCCCTGCGGGCCATCCCGCGCACGACGACGCAGAGCACGCCGCGCGGGACGCCCACCACGGTGACGAGCACGCGCACGATCACGGACACGACCACTCGCACGATCACGATCACGATCACGGACACAACCACTCGCACGATCACGATCACGGTCATGGCTTCCTCGGCGCGCTGAAGGAGTTCTTCGTCCCCCACACCCACGATTCCTCGGACTCGATCGACGACGCACTCGAGGCCAGCTCGGAGGGCGTGCGCGCACTCAAGATCAGCCTGTTCGTGCTCCTGGGCACCACGGTGCTCCAGTTCGCCGTCGTGCTCGTCAGCGGGTCGGTCGCGCTCCTGGCGGACACGGTCCACAACTTCTCCGACGCCCTGACCGCGCTCCCCCTGTGGGTCGCGTTCCTCTTGGCCCGCCGCCCGGCCACGAGGCGCTACACGTACGGGCTCGGCAAGGCCGAGGACCTCGCGGGGCTCTTCATCATCGTGGTCGTGGCGCTCTCGGCGGTCGTCGCGGCGTGGCAGTCGGTCGACCGCATCATCCACCCCCAGCCCCTCGAGAACCTGTGGTGGGTCATGGCGGCCGGGGTCGTCGGCTTCGCGGGCAACGAGGCCGTCGCGGCCTACCGGATCAACGTGGGACGCCGCATCGGCTCGGCGGCCCTCGTCGCGGACGGAATCCACGCGCGGACGGACGGCTTCACGTCCCTCGCGGTGGTTGTCGGCGCTGCGGGCGTCATGCTCGGGTTCCCGCTCGCGGACCCCATCATCGGCCTGCTCATCAGCGCCGCGATCTTCGTCCTGCTGTGGGGGACGGTCAAGAGCCTGGGCCAGCGGCTGCTCGACGGCGTGGACCCCGAGCTGGTGCACCGCGCCGAGCACGCGCTCGAGCACACGCCCGGCGTCACGGGGATCGAGCGCGTCCAGCTCCGCTGGATCGGGCACCGCCTCCACGGCTCGGCAACCGTCCGGGTCGGTGCGGCGACCACGGTGGCGAGCGCCGACGTCGTGCGCGGCGACGCGGCGCACCGGCTAGCCCACGCGCTGCCGAACGTCGAGGAGATCACTGTCACGACGACTGCGGGCTGA
- a CDS encoding AAA family ATPase, which translates to MENPFKPTAGATPPDIIGRQGLLDEFAYGLRIRSGAPGLLTIFTGARGVGKTVMLGAAENTARAQGWAVISETATHGFLGRIGNAMGEFADELGDGPSGRKITGVTVAGFGVTTHLPPEKQVEWRETGARLLRLLDSRGTGLVITVDEIHAADRQEIAQLAADVQHFIREGLPIGLVFAGLPAAVSDLLNEGVATFLRRADRIDLHGASIEEVQRSYEQTFAAGGFPLEPALAAAAAEATGGYPFLIQLVGYFLWQEAEEASELTAAHVEHAVAAAHRRNERVVIEAALSSASHRDLDFLRAMAEDDDASSVGDIGARIVAKPNTIGNYRSRLIDAGLIEPAGYGIVRFAIPGLREHLRENR; encoded by the coding sequence GTGGAAAACCCCTTCAAGCCGACCGCTGGCGCCACGCCCCCCGACATCATCGGCAGGCAGGGCCTGCTCGACGAGTTCGCCTACGGGCTCCGGATCCGATCCGGGGCCCCCGGCCTCCTGACCATCTTCACCGGGGCGCGGGGGGTGGGCAAGACCGTCATGCTCGGGGCCGCCGAGAACACCGCCCGCGCCCAAGGGTGGGCCGTCATCTCCGAGACGGCGACGCACGGCTTCCTGGGCCGCATCGGCAACGCCATGGGCGAGTTCGCCGACGAGCTCGGCGACGGGCCTTCCGGCAGGAAGATCACCGGGGTGACCGTCGCCGGCTTCGGCGTGACGACCCATCTCCCGCCGGAGAAGCAGGTCGAGTGGCGCGAGACAGGGGCGCGCCTGCTGAGGCTCCTCGACTCCCGCGGAACGGGACTTGTCATCACCGTGGACGAGATCCATGCTGCCGATCGGCAGGAGATCGCCCAGCTTGCGGCAGACGTGCAGCACTTCATCAGGGAGGGGCTGCCCATCGGCCTGGTCTTCGCGGGCCTCCCGGCTGCGGTCTCCGACCTGCTCAACGAGGGGGTGGCCACGTTCCTGCGGAGAGCAGACAGGATCGATCTGCACGGGGCATCCATCGAGGAGGTCCAGCGGTCCTACGAACAGACCTTCGCCGCAGGAGGCTTTCCGCTCGAACCCGCTCTGGCGGCGGCCGCAGCCGAAGCCACCGGCGGCTACCCCTTCCTGATCCAGCTCGTCGGGTACTTCCTGTGGCAGGAGGCGGAGGAGGCGTCGGAACTCACGGCGGCCCATGTGGAGCACGCCGTCGCGGCGGCACACCGCAGGAACGAGCGAGTGGTCATCGAAGCGGCCCTGTCGAGCGCGTCGCACCGCGACCTCGACTTCCTGAGGGCCATGGCCGAGGACGACGACGCCTCGTCGGTAGGCGACATCGGTGCGCGCATCGTGGCCAAGCCGAACACCATCGGCAACTACAGGTCACGGCTCATCGACGCCGGCCTCATCGAGCCGGCCGGGTACGGGATCGTGCGGTTCGCGATCCCCGGGCTCCGCGAGCACCTGCGCGAGAACCGCTGA
- a CDS encoding PucR family transcriptional regulator, which produces MRHGVEDLVEAAAAKLGRGLSVEDLDGLLIAYSSNQAQADPVRVNFLLSKRLPADVQAWQLSHGIATAVRPVTVPANPDLGMYGRVCVPLLVRGFRVGYLWVQQAADEETSAEILSALPGIRLELELIGGLLLESNTAESDHRRRREAEFLAAAAGDKSALAAIAGWREVHGHAPWQVVVLLDPDGVTPQDPQAAVVATSTAAMQATAGIDPALFTAGVETHAVVLFAGTPARASHAAVLTHYERELAKRSGRPAGRVLVGISEPFTTLRGLGEAYTQAKIAAQAAAVDPALGELVDVRAVGAYQLMGTLAAEPTSVYFSILEAEDRNGELLPVLEMLYDSDGAVQTVADRLHVHRSTVYHRLARVRKIIRAEPLTGRVRLELHLALKARRWAGRPRI; this is translated from the coding sequence GTGCGTCATGGCGTCGAAGATCTGGTGGAAGCGGCGGCAGCCAAGCTCGGGCGCGGGCTGAGCGTCGAGGACCTCGATGGCCTGCTCATCGCGTACTCGTCCAACCAGGCCCAGGCCGACCCCGTGCGGGTGAATTTCCTCCTCTCTAAGCGGCTCCCCGCGGACGTCCAGGCGTGGCAGCTCTCGCACGGCATTGCGACAGCCGTCCGCCCCGTCACCGTCCCGGCGAACCCCGATCTCGGCATGTACGGCCGGGTGTGCGTGCCCCTGCTCGTGCGCGGCTTCCGGGTCGGGTACCTGTGGGTCCAGCAGGCGGCAGACGAGGAGACCTCGGCGGAGATCCTCTCCGCCCTGCCCGGCATCCGCCTCGAGCTTGAGCTCATCGGAGGGCTGCTCCTCGAGTCCAACACGGCGGAGTCCGATCACCGGCGCCGGCGCGAGGCCGAGTTCCTGGCCGCGGCGGCCGGCGACAAGTCGGCGCTCGCGGCCATCGCGGGATGGCGGGAGGTCCACGGCCACGCTCCGTGGCAGGTTGTGGTGCTCCTCGACCCGGATGGCGTCACGCCGCAGGACCCGCAGGCCGCGGTCGTGGCCACCAGCACGGCGGCGATGCAGGCCACGGCCGGCATCGACCCGGCCCTGTTCACGGCCGGAGTCGAGACGCACGCCGTCGTGCTGTTCGCCGGCACCCCGGCCCGTGCGAGCCATGCAGCCGTCCTCACGCACTACGAACGCGAGCTGGCCAAGCGCTCCGGCCGGCCCGCAGGACGCGTGCTCGTGGGCATCAGCGAGCCATTCACGACGCTCCGCGGCCTCGGCGAGGCCTATACGCAGGCCAAGATCGCTGCGCAGGCTGCCGCCGTCGATCCCGCACTCGGCGAGCTCGTGGACGTGCGGGCCGTCGGCGCCTACCAGCTCATGGGCACGCTCGCGGCTGAGCCGACTAGCGTCTACTTCTCGATCCTCGAGGCCGAGGACCGCAACGGGGAGCTCCTGCCTGTCCTCGAGATGCTCTACGACTCCGACGGCGCCGTGCAGACCGTCGCAGACCGCCTCCACGTGCATCGCTCGACCGTCTACCACCGGCTCGCACGGGTTCGGAAGATCATCCGTGCCGAGCCGCTGACCGGCCGCGTGCGGCTCGAGCTGCACCTCGCGCTGAAGGCGAGGCGCTGGGCGGGCCGCCCGCGCATCTGA
- a CDS encoding ArsR/SmtB family transcription factor → MNADKKVCGLDVDSGYVELAVEIFSMLADATRIRIVLALREGERSVNDLAEAVGKSPAAVSQHLAKMRLARIVSTRQEGTRVFYRLENEHASTLVSDAIFQAEHALDAHPRHHHTERAGA, encoded by the coding sequence ATGAATGCAGATAAGAAGGTGTGCGGACTCGACGTCGACAGCGGGTACGTCGAGCTCGCCGTCGAGATCTTCTCGATGCTCGCAGACGCGACGCGCATCCGGATCGTCCTCGCCCTGCGCGAGGGCGAACGCAGCGTGAACGACCTCGCCGAGGCCGTGGGCAAGTCCCCCGCCGCCGTCTCGCAGCACCTCGCGAAGATGCGCCTCGCACGGATCGTCTCGACGCGGCAGGAAGGCACGCGAGTCTTCTACCGACTCGAGAACGAGCACGCGAGCACGCTCGTCTCGGACGCGATCTTCCAGGCCGAGCACGCCCTCGACGCCCACCCCCGCCACCACCACACAGAGAGGGCGGGAGCATGA